The window GCTGCTGGGAGTATCAGAATAATCTTTCCTGGTTCTAACACCGCTTTGTCGGTCTCATGGGCTTTAATCTCTGGTCAAATCGCCCCCGTCGAGTTAATTAAGGCGTTCCAATCGTACGGAAGCCCAACTGGACCCATCGGACCATCTGTCTAACCTTTACCCTGACGTTTGGGCCCCACGAGTCGGGGCCCAGATGCCGGTGACTGAGCCGGTGCCCGGTGGCCGCATCATGACGTGGACGACGAAGCATGCCGCATGCGAGATCCCCCCCTGCCTTGTGCCTTCCACCTTTCGACGGCCGGGCGCGTGCATGTGCACGGCCGCACGTGTGCGCGTACGCTCTTTGCGTAGACAATCCGGGGCACGCACACGTGGTGTGGTGGGGGGCGGGGGCGCCGGTTGGAGCCCGCCACGTGAGGGGCGTCTGACACAAGGTTAATGCGGGGAGGACCGCCTCACGTGCCGCGCATCGGAGCTCGCGTCTGGCGGGATGCGGTGCGCCTGTGGCATCCTGCTGATGTGTTTGTGCTTGGTTGCGGATTGCGGCCACTGTAACCTAAGCTTCGAGGGGTTAATCGCAAAATGGGTCGCTTGggcctattttctttttcttttttcctaggAGATTTGGACGGCGTATTATTGAAATAGTCAGGTACTTCACGAAGGTATGTACTCTATGATACTGTTATGTATTCTAAGCATACGGTTAAACTTCAATAGTTTAAGTAATGTTGGGCCGGCTGAATCAAGTAGTACACTGTCTGAAGACTGAAGGAGAAGTTGCTCTTCTCCGAGGCATGGATACTAGCGAGTGTCACAAACCTCGATGTTTAATTGAACCAAGAACCAACCAAAGTACAGCAGCAATCAAACCGTTTCTATAATACGGAGTAACGCTCTAGAAACAGGGGAGGAGTAGTAGTTTGGGGAGGAAGAATAGAGCAGAGGAGATTGGGATCGAGACACTCGCACTCACCTCTCTGCTGCTCTGTGCTCTGATTTTGcatggatgcgttcgttgccagaacTTTTCCGTAGGATGAGTCCGGCCCATGCTTCCTTCAAGGCCCATAAGTTGGTCCATGACACAAAACAGTAGCGCGTGCGGCCCAAAGAAACGCACCGAGCGGTAGCGCGTCGCGGCCCGACGTAACCGCCGACGAGGAAGCTGAGACGGAGGCCCACGTGCAGCGTgcaggcggcggcctggagcgcCGCTTGTTGGGTGGGCTCGGTGGACCgaggcgcgccgcgccgcgatgCGTAACGCGTGGCCCGCTAGACGTTGCGCCGGGGATTGGCACAGCCGGTGTGCGTCCTCGAGGCTCGAGAGGGCGAGCAccggcatttttttttttgggggggggggggggtggcacCGGCAGTTTTTGACTTTTTGTACACTCACACATGGTGGTTGTTGCGCCGCTACCTAATCGCGTGTCGCCTGGGCCGCGGTTAGGAGGCACACCAGCAACCAACCTTGCGGTTTAAGAAAAATCGGGACGTGCCATACTGTCTATTTAATATTTATACAGACTATATTGCAGCTTGACGTACGCGGCGAGCTAGTAATTTAATATTTGAGAAATTAGGTGCTAACTATAGGTTACTATACTCTAGTATCTAGCTAGCTACGTACTAGTGATCAAACTAACCTCGTTAATTAGCTCTTCTACTTTTGTCTTTCAGATGCTCCCCTAATCATGCGGGTCTCCCCGTCCGGTGGGTCAGCGTTGCTGTTGGCAATGAGATTATTGTGGTGTTTTACAAGAGAAGATGCTGACTAATGGCACCGGCATTTTAATTCCGATGCCGGCATAATAAACACATCTCGCAACATGACATGACTCGTCATTTTCACACTAGCCAACGTAACCGCCGACGTGTGAGCAAGTGTATGCTTGATGCAACAATTTCTAAACCTGCGCTCAATTAAAACAGAGATTAATGGGTATCGGAAAAGGCAGAGATTAATGCCATGAGCCACGCCCTTCACATGGCCCGGCACACGATTGTGCATGCACGCCCTCCGTCCATCCGCGAGCCGCGGCGTGAATCCCGGAGCCCGCAACAAACAACGTGCTGCGCTCTAGTACTCGATCCCTGCGCTCTAGTACTCGATCCCCGCTTGCATCTGCGCCCATTTCTCCACCGCATTTTTACATTTAGCTCCCTTTGCTGAAAATTTTTAGGTATCACGTTAatatttgaccagatgtcgggagggtttttcgaatactaattaaaaaactaatttcagaactcacttggaaaccgcgagacgaatcttttgaggcctttgaccgcatccattagcacatgtggattACTGTagtacttatggctaatcatacactaattaggctcaaaagattcgtctcgtcgtgtacatccaaactgtgtaattagttttgttatttaattacatttaatacttcatacatgtgttcaaaggggaggtggaaatttttgggaactaaacgggctcttattttttcagcaaaagaatcAAAAATCTTTTCTCCGTTTGAAAACGAGAGGTTTGCATTGCTCAAGAACCGCGGCCGTTTCCTCGCGAGCAAGTAGTAATCAATCTGCCATTGCCAAGCAACCGAACAAACATTCTACCACCAACCCGCCGAGCAATCCTCCCCGGGCCCCGGTCCCGCCGTTTCAACTCCCACTGCCTGACGCCGTACGTGTTGACCCGCAACAACCGACTCAGTCGAGCCGCGGCAACTCCCCCCACCACGGCCGCGATGACCGtgatcgcggcggcgcggcgcgcagctcccgtcgtcgccctcctcttcctcgtctccgccgcgtccttcctcGCGGCCGATGCATCAGGTTGGGGGTTTTTCTCTTTGATTTTCGATGCTCGATCCGGGAATTCGAAATGCGTTTAACTTCGGCGAGATGTCGGGACCGTCGTcgcctgcagcggcggcggagggggcgaACTCGTCCTTCGTGCTCGCGGCGGAGAAGACGCACCGGAAGGACCCCCTCGACGGGCTGAGGTACTACGCCGGCGGATGGAACATCAGCGACGAGCACTACTGGGCCGCGagtccttcctcctcctccttccggaTCCACCTCGAATGAATTCCTCTGATGACTCCGGCGGCGCGATCCTCCATTCCTCCTCAGTCCGTCGGCTTCACCGCGGCGCCGGTCTTCGCCGCCGCTGCGGTCTGGTTCGTCGTGTTCGGCATTGCCCTGTTCCTCGCCggctgctgcttctgctgctgcccgggcggcggcgacgcgtacCACTCGCGCGCCTGCCTCGTCGTCTCCCTcgtgctcctcctcgccgccacggccgccgccgcgtaaTTCCTCCgaccacgcccccccccccccccccccccccctcgtctCCTCCGATCCCCTAAAGCTCACCGCGTCGATCGGGTAGTAACCGCCGGTCTCTCTATCGCAGCGTCGGGTGCGCCGTGCTGTACGACGGGCAGGGCCGCTTCCacggcagcacggcggcgacggtggactACGCGGTGCGGCAGTCGGGCGACACGGTGGCCAACCTGCGGACCTTCGCGGGGTTCCTGGAGACCGCCAAGGCCGCCGGCGTGGGGCCCGTCACGCTGCCCGCCGACGTCAAGGGGAGGATCGACGACGTCGTGACCAaggtgggcgcggccgccgacgtGCTCGCCGCCCGCACGTCCAGCAACGCCGCCAAGATCCGCGCCGCCCTGGAGACCGTGTACGTTAGACCGTCCACAGCgataggaggaaatggaggagtaaatccactgtttggcactgtagatgtactgtttggcattgtagacagagagggcgtgggaaacgaggcaagagcaaatttgctcttgctcttgccattgTGGACAGCCTTACCGATCCAAGCATGAGCATCCATCTCCTCCAGTCGTTTGCTtcctggaagaaaaaaaatttaaaaaatcccAAGGACATGTTCCTAATCATTTTGTCCTTATTCTTTTCCTAGAAAAAATGAATTCACTTTGTTCTCTTGCTCCATTGCAGGAGGAAGGTTCTGATTGTCTTCGCAGCAGCAATGCTAATCCTTGCTTTTCTTGGCCTTGGTGAGCAATATGCATTAATTCTTCCTATACTATATTTTCAGGGCATGTTTCCAATTTTATCTGAACCAGTGCGCCATGTCTTTTTGTTCATCTTTCTGTTTGCTCACAGTGCTGTCGCTTTGTGGATTGGAGTCGATCATCTACGTGTAAGCATCAGCACATGGCTTCGGTGCTTCGTCACTCGCCAGAGTTCATTTCATCTGACGAAAATGCAGCTTCAGAATCTGATGCCAAGGCtactttttttattttactGGCATGCAGGTTGGTGTTTTTCGGGTGGATCGTGGTTACAGGGACGTTTGTATTGTGCGGTACTTTTCTCCTCCTGCACAAGTATGCGCCTTTGTTGTTACTTACCCGTTACTTGCAAGTCGGCATTGTCACTTCCACACCAGTTTGGTGATTTGGGCCTTGTTTAATTGTgatgtgtaaaatttttgaaagaacATCTtcctacatttgaagtactaacatagactaatcataaaataaattacagaactcgtctgtgaatcacgagacgaatctaatgagcctaattaatccatcattataggttgtttactgtagtattactgtagcaatttagcgtctaattacgtcctaattaggttcattagattcgtctcgcgatttatagacAAATtgtgcaatgcgttttttttatttcatttagatttaagtctccatgcaggtgccggaatttttttggaattttgaactttgcaaATAAACAAGGAGTTGGTATTCTGGTCACACAACAGAGTACTGAAACcagtaccaaaaaaaaaaggaagataaGAGCACCCTTAATTAATTTTACCTGCCTGAAGAAGTTTTACTAAAAAAACGGTTCCATTTCGTAGTGAAATGCTTCATGTACAACCTTTTGGTAGAATGGCGTATGAATTGTTTTTGTGATGCACTGTTCGGACATTGGTTTTGTAACGTGGCTTTAAAGGAAAAGAATGCGTGCGTGGCATGATTGCAGCGTGGTCGGCGACACCTGCGTGGCGATGGGCGAGTGGGTGGCGCACCCGCAGGCGCGCACGGCGCTGGACGACATCCTGCCGTGCGTGGACACGGcagcggcgacggaggcgcTGGACCGGAGCAAGGAGGTGAACTACCAGCTCGTCGCCGTGCTCAACGGCGCGCTGTCCAACGTGTCCAACCGCGACCTCCCGCCGCAGGCGCCCCCGCCGCTCAACTACAATCAGTCCGGCCCGCCGGTGCCGCTGCTCTGCAACCCCTACACGCCGGACCTCCGCGACCGCGCCTGCGCGCCCGGCGAGGTCGCCCCCGACGCCGCGCCGCAGGCGTGGCGGGGCTACGTGTGCGACGTCGCGGacgcgccgggggcggcggcggaggtgtgcGCGACCCCCGGCCGCGTCACGCCGTCCATGTACGCGCAGCTGGCCGGCGCGGCCAACGTGAGCTACGGGCTCTACCACTACGGGCCGGTCCTGGTGGCGCTGGCGGACTGCACGTTCGTCAGGGAGACGTTCCGGTCCATCGGCGACGACCACTGCCCGGGCCTGCGCCGGTACAGCGGGCAGGTGTTCCGGGGactgctcggcgccgccgccggagtgcTGCTGGCGGTGCTGCTCTGGGTCGTGCacgcgcgggagcggcggcggaggagcgacgCCAAGGACCTCCTGCTGCCCTCGTCGCCGTACAGGCTTCCGGTGGAGGAGAGGGCGTTTCTGAAGAGCCCGGCGAGGCCGCAGTACTACATGTGAAGACGAATCACATGTAGCATCAGATCATCTAGCTTAATTAGATCTTACATTGCCCAAGAGAGGGGTGCAGTATACCTGTACATTGCAATTAATTAGCCGGCATTAGTATTCTTATTATGTACATCCATTCCAATATTTAGCAATTTATTTTGACTTAGTCAAAGTCAAATATTTTCATCTTTGACCATTAATATCTTTAAAAAATCACTTTTAAATAGAAAAGGGTTATATGTTATGATAGTTGGTTTTCAATATGAATAAATTAATATTATTTTGATGTTGTCAATTTTTATGGTTTTTTTACCATGTACCGTcaaagtttaaaaatttgacTTGAAGAAAATCTAAAAATAACTATATTCTAAAATGGGGGTAGTACTAATGCTTGCTCCAACGGAGCCCTGCAAACCGCCCCCACCCTATGtagggggagctttggggggaaATTCCCTCCAATAGTTcccccaaagctccccct is drawn from Panicum virgatum strain AP13 chromosome 1N, P.virgatum_v5, whole genome shotgun sequence and contains these coding sequences:
- the LOC120653919 gene encoding uncharacterized protein LOC120653919, which codes for MTVIAAARRAAPVVALLFLVSAASFLAADASAAAEGANSSFVLAAEKTHRKDPLDGLRYYAGGWNISDEHYWASVGFTAAPVFAAAAVWFVVFGIALFLAGCCFCCCPGGGDAYHSRACLVVSLVLLLAATAAAAVGCAVLYDGQGRFHGSTAATVDYAVRQSGDTVANLRTFAGFLETAKAAGVGPVTLPADVKGRIDDVVTKVGAAADVLAARTSSNAAKIRAALETVRKVLIVFAAAMLILAFLGLVLSLCGLESIIYVLVFFGWIVVTGTFVLCGTFLLLHNVVGDTCVAMGEWVAHPQARTALDDILPCVDTAAATEALDRSKEVNYQLVAVLNGALSNVSNRDLPPQAPPPLNYNQSGPPVPLLCNPYTPDLRDRACAPGEVAPDAAPQAWRGYVCDVADAPGAAAEVCATPGRVTPSMYAQLAGAANVSYGLYHYGPVLVALADCTFVRETFRSIGDDHCPGLRRYSGQVFRGLLGAAAGVLLAVLLWVVHARERRRRSDAKDLLLPSSPYRLPVEERAFLKSPARPQYYM